From the genome of Capsicum annuum cultivar UCD-10X-F1 chromosome 4, UCD10Xv1.1, whole genome shotgun sequence:
TTTTTGAAGGCAAAAATCACTCCTAGTTACTCTTGTTTGGTAATAGTAATTCTTTTAAGCATAGTTTAATGCCTTTTTACCATAGTACACAGGATGAAGTACCTTCTCTCATCTTTGGCCTAGGATAGAACCTAGAGCCACACCACttgcatcatacatgatctcaaatggcaGAAACCAGTCGGGGATACTATAATAGGGGCTGGCACCAATTGCTCCTTCAAGCACATAAAATCCTTCAAACATACCTTATCAAAATaaaacttcacctctttctcaagtaGATTGCAAAGAGaatttgcaatctttgagaaatccttgatgaatctccTGTAAAAGCCAGCATGGCCTAAAAGCTTCAAATACCCTTCACCAAGACTGGTGGTGATAGCTTCtcaattactttaattttttctttgtcCATCTCTATTCCCTATTTTGAGATCTTATGTCCAAACACAATTTCTTCTTtcaccataaaatggcatttctcTCGGTTTAGCACCAAATTGCATTCCTTACATCAACGTACATCATTAGCGAAATGGACAAAATAGTCCTCAAAGGAATCACAAACCacaaaaaaattatccataaacacCTTAAAGGTTTCTTTCACCATATTAGAGAATATTGACATCATGCATCTCTGAAAGGTGGCGGGACCATTGCACAAACCGATTGGCattctcttgaatgcaaaagtcccataAGGGTAGGTAAAAGTCATCTTATCTTGATATTCTAGAGCAATAGTGATCTGATTATAACCTGAATAACTATCAAGAAAGCAATACCAGCCTCCTTCCAAAAGTCTATTCAGCACctgatccataaagggcattgggaagtggtctttttgtgtccATGTGTTTAGCTTCCTGTAGTCTATTCACACTCTCCAACCTATGATTAGTCTCATTAGCAcgagctcattcttctcatttggcatgaaaataattttgcctttctttggaACCACTGAATAGGACTGACCCACTTGTTATTAACAAAGGGGTAAACTACGTCAGCATATAGCCATTTGATACTTTCTTTATTTACCACCTCCTGCATAGAAGGATTTAGTCAATGTTGATGCTCAATAATAGGGATGCAGTCTGATTCCAGCTAGATCTTGTGAGTACAAATGCCTAGTAAAAATCCACATTATCTGCAATGGTCCATCCTATAGCTCTATTGAACCACTGCAACACTGATAACAATGTTTTTACCTCTGTGTCAACGAAGTCAGCTATAATAATCACTGGAAAAGTATAGTCAGGCCCTAAAAAGGTATAGGGCAAGTGAGATGGGAGAGCCTTCAACTCTAACATCGATGGATCCTTAATTTATGGATGAGCGAGaggagtggttctatttttcaaatatagATCAACCTTATTTGGAGCATAAGTGTAAGAACCTCTCCCATATAGAGCACATaccatcttattatattattcaattcCATCACTCAAAATTCACAATCATCGCTGCTAATGCTTCAAGGCGCAGTCGCTCCTCAATTGGAATAATAACTGCATCAACCTCACCATCAATGGTGTCTATTACCGACACAATTCTTATATCATCAGGATGTTGCATCCACAGGCATACATTAAAGATTACCTGTTCATTTTTGAGTGTAAACCTCATCTTCTCCAACTTCATATCAACCAATTCCTCACCCGTAGTTAGGAAGGGTCTGTCCAagatgatagggacttggaagtccACCTTACATTCAAGTATTATGAAATCAACAAGAAATATGAAGGATGgaacctttaccaacacatcacaaAGAATACTGACTGATTTTTTCATGGCCCGATCAGCCATCAACAATCTCATCGATGTTGGTTTGGGTGCCCCAACCCTAACTTCTTAAACATAACCAGCGGCATAAGATTTATATTGgctcctagatcacataaagCCCAAGAAAATTTGAAGGACCTAGTGGTACATGGAATGGTGAAGGCTCCAGGTTTCTCCTTCTTCTCCACTAATGATGTAGAAGCAATAGGACTGCAATAATGCATATTGTCAGAGGGATCATAGCTCACAATCTACTTTCTAGAGACcagatctttcatgaattttgcatacaCAGGCATTttctccaatgcctctacaaATGGAATATTAACAAACAGTTTCTTCAATATCAAAACATCTAATATTTACCTTTTCCTTGCTTCTTTTTCAGCCTCTGAGAAAAAGGAGCGGGAGGTCTCAAAATAGTCTTCAAACTAGGCTCATCAACCTTATCCTTACATGtatccttcttattactattatCAACATCTAAAGATTTTTTATCTTCAGCTTCAGGTGTTTTCTCAATATTAGtaataacatcatcattcattgGCTCAACTTCAGTGTGCACGGGAGAATCCATGGTGGTCTTACCACTCCAAGTGGTAGAGGCATGAAAATAAGTATCATTCTTCAAATCTTGTACTATATTATTGGAACAATAATAGGCTGCCTTTGATTTAATGTGGCCGACGTTTGGCCAAACTGCTGCTCTAATTGTTTGATGAGGATGGGGTGTGATTCAACTTTCTAATGCAGCCTTGATATGtttgccttaatctccttaaggcagcTTTCCTGACTTTCTTAACATTTTACTAACTTTGACAACATTGTTTCCATTCTCAACTCGGTATATCGGCTACCCGATGGAACATATTTGTCACTCTTCTCTTTATAGTCATCGTTACACATCCAATCACCATCTCATTCTTTGCCCCTATCTCAGTACCTGTCATCATagtagtttcgaccttggtttTCTTTCTCTCTGGATTGAAAACCCACCACATCTCAATCCAGATTCTTTGCTTCCTtattttcatcaaactcataagcAATGGAAGTAGTTCCCTGTGCCCCCTACTGCATTCACCTTTTCAGTAGTCATTActgtaaattattttataagcAGCCTGATATTTGTTCTGAGCTGTGCAACTTCTTGTGCTACCAAATTATCACCAGCTCTGTACTCACTAGTGACACCAATGTTATAGTACCAGCACCTCTATCAGCCTCCTGTATTTTCCATCCTCGGTTAGTGACAGAGATCTCATCTAGTATTTCCTGCGGTATATTCTAACGCAGACGTATCAATGCGCCTCAAGATATTTTTTCTGCCATCGCCCTAGAGCTAATATTCGAGGATCTATAAAATATCTCTAGCAAATTTGACCCTGAAATCCGATGATTAGGTACCATTTTTTTTCTActgaaaccatgcctcatacaagGACTCTGCAGGCAAttgtcgaaaattttaaattttatcttttagcTGCAGCATCCTAGCAGGAGGGAAGAATTAATTCAAAACCTATCTATGTAGCTCATTCTAAGTCGTGATTGAGCCTCTAGAAAGTTCCCCCAACCACAATGATGCTTCTCCTATCAAcgagaatgggaacaacctcaatctcaatatTTCCTGATCCATCCCAGAATGGTGTACGAAGTGCAGATCACAGTAAAATTGGCAAGACGTATGTTCATATCATCTattgaaaatctcaaaatacaCTTTTTAAATTCAGCAGCTGGATCATTGCACTACTAATATTGAACTTCACATTAGGGGGGAAGAGTAAGAGGAACAATGGCTCTTGTCTCAGCAGGCACAACATAACCTATGTCCTTATCTTCATCATATAGTGGTAAATATTTATAGGTTGGGATTACTCGAGCTCTGACACCTATAGATCAATCATGATCACCATTGAGTGCTGCTAGACGACCAGCTACTGGTCTTGGCTTGGCTAGCTCTGTCTACTGATCTAACCAGTCCTCCTCAGCCGCTATTCTTTACTGTTTAGTTGCCTCTGCTAACATAACTCTCTTTTTCTATTAGTAATATTCTCTGGATCACCTGGAGCGGGGGAAGGTATAACAAGAGGGTCATCCCAAGCTCTTTTTGGAATAGCTGCCTGAAGAagggttagcgagtgaatgcaagcatgcactcaggataaggataaaataatgtcatccagtaaaaccaagtaaaccgaCTATatgaatacaaaccatacatatacatatataatcatGATGGGAAAGGGGACCGGGCTTAGgatgcatttgaaaccattaacctatGTATGTGCAGCTTAACCGCCCTTAACTACCCACATGCTATATGGATCCAGTTTAACCCCCTAAACAAGCCCtgatgcgtgtagccacacgaactgtAGATaacataagagtaagggattcccaagtacccttaccctctattttacatatgtacagtgtacttaaaggattcccattacctcatagtatcatataagatctccatgacctacccctcatgtcggcaaatgtgagtttccagtgttcatccattggacttCCACCTTTACGATTACCTATCACACCCTgtcattattgcctaattaaaaccatttccaaccaaccaatccattattccatttattattaaccaatgcTATtcatagtggtatcgtcataccgactataacttgcaagtattgtccttagccaaaccttttaaggtaaaaGGTTTCCTGTATACCCGATTACTAAGTTAACTTGAGGGAGTCTCATGTACCCCGCAAGTATGCCATTATTATATTAGATTGgcggattccattgtaccccacaagtgttcctttaacatgtttacttaggggattccattgaAACCTATAAGGATGTTCAATTAAGCCATAGCCAGTATTCGaaccaatttcattatttcattcacttggTGGATTCCAACGTACCCTGCAAGGTTTTCATTTAAACCAACCATAACTACCAAGACCTTACCCTTTAACCATTcacaccatttaaaccattttagaccattccaaacatttaaagcatttataccattcaaaccatgaaaaaccatccaaatccatttagggttccattgccaaaccataccatgcaatagttacaataaaagttcaacaataaagtgaaaacattcttttaaGTATTTTAGCGAACATATTAAGGGCATACCTTTACACAAACCATAAACAAAGCGTAAACcatcataattagggttactccttgcccatttgttaaaccataaccaacaagaacccacatgtgcaaaccattaccaaaaacatgtaaaaacatagtttaaaccaataccaaacaacATGCATCAAGACCCTTAACATTGTttaaaaaccaccatttatgatttcacattcaatttttaaaacacattaaatcatccctttagttggaactaacaatgagggaaagaACATGCGTTATACAAAAAGATTCTGaagagaaacttgactcttgagccctttgaagaacacttgtagaaaccccagcctccaatcttcaagggAGTGTTtaaagagagttttgagagtgttTCTACCTTTCCAAGTGAGTTATGGGAGGCCACCAAGGGATATATAACGTGGGGagataagggttttggggtgggaaatgtccaaaaggTCCccaatttaaaagttaaaaatccATTCCCAGGAGGGTACGACCCAACCATGCAAactgtatcctagggtacgagtggtaccctaactcataccctagacctcacCAAGACCCTCCACACTGGTCCCAATACGACTTCACCACACcaactcgtaccttagggtatgattggtaccccAAATCGTACCCATATCCGTACCTTGGACAGTTTTAACTAGGCAACTCAATAAGCTTCATATGACTTAGCATTGTACCCCTAGTATCccaccatatgacttgtatggtgGTGAGTATTATCTTGGACAGTAACCAAGCCAACCCTACAACCCAACATATGAGTGAACCATCAAGCTATCCCCTAACTCGTATTTAAGGGTAcgatagtacccttgagtcgtaccaagtctAGAAAGTCCAAAACCTAAAAATTATTGCAAGGATCCAAATGCTAGGGTATtatagtctcccctactaggatcattcatccttgaataacgAGCAAGGGTAAGAACATGCACGAGATAACACATTAACACCTATCAAACTTTCCTCCAACCAAAATAGAAGATAAGGACATATACCACAATGAGAAGATCACCACATACCCCAAGCATGGTTTACACCCCAATACCTCCATTtcgacctttaactaagttagaaaacaaggatGCAAAAGAAACCATCCTtttctttaaccaagttagaaaaccaaGATGAgttaaagaacacataccttacgcatgagtttccaaaataaagaaccaacgcggatacttggactccatgtccccTTCCGCATCCCAAATGGcttcctcggacttttggttccaccatagaaccttcactgaagtcACGCCTTCTGTTCACAACAGGCGAACttaccaatccaagatcctcaccggaCCTCCCTAAAGAGCAAGAAATCTGATataccaataccacccaaagAAACCAACCAATGAAGGATTCACCACACCTTACCTCCACATAAACACATAGAATATCGGATGAATGGAACTTATGCTAGAGAGCAAATCCAATTCAACTTACAATTTCCCAAGGACACATTACTACGAGAGCTTGAGTCTAGATATACACTAAAAAgagttaacttaggccaccgggctctactccttacatctatcCCAAAATACTAATCTGCTTCCATTGccaatataatataaaaaccaTATGTAAAAGACAAAGGGGAAACTATAACCAATAcctccaatatatatataaacccaaaaccatatatcTATTATGCCATGaaagcaattcataaaacatgcctcccCAAGCCTCttaagtacccaacacaactattggtatatctaccaatcacaatattcaagcctaccTTTTCTATATCTGCAGTATGATCTATCCTTCCAAAGATCTAGTACCCTCTATCATTTTTACAAGGGTTTTCACCACTTATTCCTTTTCTATCCATTCCTTATGATGATAACCTTACCTCACCTTTCAAAACCTTAGTTCTAGTAGCCACCCTATCATCACCACCACTTAGGAACCTCTATATTCCCTATTTCAAAACATCACCACACCTCCAAATCCACTACCACCCTATCACAAGAAGGGTCATTTAAGGAgccaaattataataattatccATGCCACTCAAGGAAACACCTCCAAAATAAGACACGACACTATAGGCATGGAGTACTTCATAGCAACCACCTAGATCATAAATGAAGGACCATCCCAAGATAACCATATCACAAAATGAGCCCTTAGGATTGGATACCAAAAGAAACCCAACCATATATACCGTAGGTATTAAAATATAAAGGCTCAAGACTCATATCCAGGGAACAAGGCGAATGCAAAATGCGAACCTTAGGCATAAGTgctataagaatgcatgcaacactaGTAAAGTACTCTCTTAACTGCAATAGAAGAGAATCACtagaatatgcaacccaaccTTTCCTTAGAGTCCACCgctagaagaaaatttaagaCTACCCCTCAACATTTATCTTATAAaatgtataggtacaatattctGCTCTAAAGTCATCACCAAGGATGTACAACAGAAATGCTTGGTTCTCCTATACCCAAAACCTTATTCACCCTAAATGCCATCTAGAGCCTGTCATAGTCATATAGACTTCATGCTCTAACCTATCTAGTGACTAAACCTCCAATCCCTTCATTTAACATGAACTTTTGTCCTATATGTCACACTTTACCACTATTGTATTCCCTAAGCCACTAACCTTACCCATTCCGCACACCTCATCCAATCTACTAATTTACATCCACCATGCCCATATTGCTATCCCCAATTTAAATACttcttttatcaaaatcaatatcTAGGATCAAACCTAGCATTCATTAACTACCACGCACCACTAACAAAGCACCCCATATAGAATATGCATATACACGGTCCATCCCATAGAGAGAACACTAgaaaagatgaaataattcatcTAAGAGATTCCTTATTCTTTCTTAAGCTACTTTAACCTAATTGAAACTATTCTAtagagaaagaatagaaattgtacaagtgtccaaaataagaccaatcccaaaccaacctcccCATTAGAAAGACATCATGAGGGTCATCAAAAAGGATCCCAAGAAATTCATGCACCACCTAAATCAAATGAAAGAAAGATCTTCTTAGTTAGAacctttaacccaaaccaaatggtaGAGACACCTCTTGGAGACCAATCTCCGAGTTCTAAGATATCATGTAACCTTTCTCTTAATAGCCAGGGAATGAAACCACCCTTTCAATCCATAACCAACTTACCATGGAGCCTAAAGATAACCTTTTTATGGATCTGACAACCTAaggacgcatagcatgagtgcaaccaattcCATCCCCCGAATGACATCTAAATCCTCCAAATCTgagtcaaacaaatccaccaagacAACTTTATTACCGATGGATACCACGTATCCTCACAAACTTTTTTAGTAATTACAGTGTCACCTATCCAGTaaagatagaaaagaaaagagctcAGATTAACCTTAGatccaaaatacatagccacaaataAGGTCACAAAAGAGAGGGGACcccaaaccaagtaaaccattCACACCACAAAGGAAGGAGTTTTCAACATACCCGTGTCGACATTAAAAGATGCCACAAACTCCTAAGGAATAGTAAGAGCATTAACACGATACCGACCAGAGCTGAAACccaaagtagcaccctttggtgtaagAGCTACGGAAGTAGCAACTGATATCCTATTTTCTCAAATGACAATCCTTATAGGATATTCCCATTGTATATGACCCAATTGACCACAACTAAATAATGACTCCTTCCTTCCTTGCAACAATTACGGTGCGACaaaccacaaaatctacaagaaggataggATGATGCAGATTAGGCCCCAATAGCCCAAGATTGGGTACCTTGCCCTAGAAGCATTACCAATCTGAGAACACCTGTCTCCCAATGAATTCGGGTAGGGAGCGGGAGCATTAGCTATAGAAAAAAGGTTAGGACTCACCCAACTCTTCCTCTTTGACCACTTACCACCATACCATTGGCCTCCTCTTTGTCTAGAAAACCGAGACCCTTTACTTTGCCTATTTCCTAACCTTGCCTCATTTTTCCTCGTACTAATAGGACCGGATCGGTGGGACAGAGTTGACACTATCTAGGTCAATAGATTAACAAAATATTAAAACTCGGCATTAGTAACCTCTCCTTGAGGTAACCGAAAATGATTTTCACCTTATAAAATAGGGTCAGTGGAGACCAATAGGATTCCACGGGGAAAACCAAAGACTGCGACCCCTGATCGGGTTTGTGTCCCATGAGCTGGACTAGATCCACCAATGTTGTCCTTGAGTGGGACATGTGAGTTTCCAAGAACTTTAGATCATTGAGAGGACATAATCCAAAAACTGAAGAAAGGAAGTCCCATGGAAAAGTTCATGACCTTAAACTCCATAGCCCGAAAGTAGAACaacaataaagtaaaatattcctagatgcctcgtagcctccttattataagtatggtgcaccaacacacccataagtaagacGCTAATCGATACAGCTTTGTGGATACTCCATGACACCAAAatctaaggctctgataccaacttgacataacccaaaTTGGGGCATTGTCATAATGGGCAATCTCAAGTCTAACCTAAATCGGAGACCtcctgatacccaacccaaccaaccaatgtaccctgagttggatggactccgaatatataaaaagataaaatattaaaaatgtggTGACTTTAGGATAAGCCTAAATCTCATACCAACCTAACCAACTCAACCCACTCAATAATCAAAACCAACTATCCAATCCAACTATATAACCATGCCAATccataaaccaaaatcaaaataataacccaatgtatttttttatatatatacatgatcaAACCATACCGAAGTCGACATTGTCCATACAAATCctttaaaccaaaaccaaagactACCTagtcaggatatgcccccgaccatagccaaaaaccaaagtctatgaaagacgaACATATGTAAAATAACCTATGACATAAATAGATGCCTTCTAAAACTATataagctcaccactttaatccaatatctGATCATGAATTCGAATGTTAAGCATGAGGAGTGGAATGGTCAATttctgcatcacgtggggatatagctgcccaaagataggttagagggtgaacgctagcatgtactcaggataagggtaaaataatttcatctagtaaaactaagtaaacaaacCATATCCATACAAaccacacatacatatataaccatACCGAGAAAAGGGACAGgacttagcatgcatttgaaaccattaacctgggtatatgtagcttaactgTCCTTAACCATCCATGGgttatataggtccagtgtaaccccctaaatgggaTCCGATGCATATAGATGCACGAATTAAAGATAGCATAAGAGTAAGAGATTCCTAATTACCCTTAACtgccatgatacatatgtatagtgtacttagataATTCtcatgtaccttatagtatcatataaggtcaccatgacctacccctcaaGTTGACAAATATGAGTGTCCAATGTTTATCCATTAGACtcccaccttcacagttagctatcacatccggccattattgcccaattgaAACTATTTCCaactaaccaatccattattctatttattattaaccaaggctattaataatggtatcatcataccaactataacttataagtattgtccttagccaaaccttttaaggtaaaggaattcccgtgtacccaattaccaagttaacttggaggAGTCCCATGTACCTCGCAAGTATACCATTATTATAATAgtttgggggattccattgtaccccacaagtattcctttaacatgtttacttaggggattctaacgtgccccacaaggttttcatttaAACCAACCACAACCACTAAGACCTTACCCTTTAACTATTCCAAGCCATTCAcaccatttaaactattttagataattccaaacatttaaagcatttataccatttaaaccATACAAAACCATGCAAATCTATTTACGGTTCTATTACCAAATCATACCAAGCaatagttccaatgaaagttcaataatagagtgaaaacattcttttaggcattttatcaaacatgttgaggggaCACCTTTactaagaccaaaaccaaagcataaaccatcacAATTAGGGTTACTCATTTCCCacttgttaaaccataaccatcaagcacccacatgtgcaaaccattaccaaaaatatgtaaaaacatagtttaaaccaataccaaacaacatgcatcaagaccctcaacattgtttcaaaaccaccatttatgatttcacaattcaatgtttaaaacacattaaataaTGCCTTTAGTTGttactaacaatgagggaagagaacattccttatATAAGAAGATTCCAGATagaaacttgactcttaagcCATTTGAAGAACACtagtagaaaccctagcctccaatcttcaagagattATTTAAAGAGTGCTTGGGGATTAGTTGTACATTTCCAAGTGAGTTATGGGAGGTTACCATGGGTTACATAATGTGGTAaaataagggttttggggtggaaaATATCCAAAAGGTCCATAACTTAGAAGTTGAAAATCCATTCCTAGGAAGGTACAACCTAACCATGCAAACCGTATCCTacggtatgagtggtaccctaactcataccctaaacCTCACCAAGACCCTCCACATTGATCCCAATACAACTTTACCATACCAAagcataccttagggtacgattgTTAGCCCAAACTATAACCATATCCGCACTTTGGATAGTTTCAACTAGGCAACTCAATAAGCTTCATATGACTTGGCATTGTACCCCTCGTATCACACCATATAAATCGTATGGTGGTGATTCATTTCTTGGATATTAACCAAGCCAAATATACTACCTAACATATGAGTGAGCCATCAAGCCATTCCTTAActcatatccaagggtacgaatgatacccttgagtcgtaccaacTCCAGAAAGTCCAAAACCCAAGAATTTTAATAAGGCTACAAATCCCTAGGTGTTATATATCCCTTATCCATAACCTCAGTATGACACTCACCTTTTAAGTATCAAGTTAATTAGAAGAGAGTTGATAGCCTCAAATTACTGTCGTAACCTCATTTTCCCAATCTTAAACTTCCTTGTGCTGATGCTCTTGAATACAGAAAATTCCCAAGATTCTAGAGTAGCTTAGGATAtgattaatatgaaaaatatttcaatacaAGAAGCTATAATGGGATAGATAAATCTCCCATTTTCCTCACGTAGTTAATTGACCAGAGTTCCTACAATCCTGCCAAAaaaattagccactcatgcttatgcaacaatccataaaaatcaataaaaaaatacatgtaatTTATTGCACaataataaaagagtaaaatcttAAATCTCTACTTAAATATGAAACCAAAACTCAAGAACAATTAtatcaatgatcaaagtatgtgaaTGTatcaagaaaattataaaaattacatGACCTAATAAAGAAATAACCCTAGGGCATTTGAGTATCTCAAACTCACAAAGAAAACCTAGCCAAATACTATTAGGAAAATTATGTTGGCAGTAGTTATGCCTCTAGCAATGAGTCATTAAGTATGGTTTCCACTCGTTGCCTGcaatcatctttttctttagtCTTTAGTGGTTTTGACTCGTAGTGTCTCCTTATGAGTCATATTCTTCTAGCCATAGGTACTCCAGTGAACTTTCATCTTTAAggcttcaaattttattttcaagatgaCTCTTAACCATGACTCATAGTCAATCCTTACGAATCGTGGCCTTCACTTGTTACCACTGGAGCATCAACCTTTAAGACTTCATACACTATTCTCAGTGTGTCTTTACATAACAAGTCGTTGTCCAACTCAATGACTCATAGTCTTCTATGACTTAATCTTCTAAAAATTTTCTTAGCCCACTGATATCTTTAGAGTTGCATGCCATGACTCATAGTCACTCCTTATGAGTCATGATCAGTCTTTACTTGGTTTAATAGTTCTCACTTTTGCCACTGGTATCATGACGAGTCTGGTTACGAGTCGTACAACGACTTAACGACTATAACTTGAATAGTACTTAAGTTTTTAaaaactttcttttctttttttagtccAAAACCACCTCCAACCTATTTTTTCccatcaaaacacataaaaccaCATCATTTCCAATGAAACTACCTAAGTTAAtgcatattttcaccattttaaacATAGAATGTGCCATGTTTCCATGGCACATCACTAACCAAGTTGAAAATCTAATACTAGCATAATCTGGGTCTCTAATTGAGGGATGACTAAACATGATATATTCTAACAATTACATATCTTAttaagaggaagaaaaagaataagaaatgtACCGATAATCTCAGATATCAATCCATAATCATCATGTCATGAACTAATCATTATCTATCAATGTATAATAGGAGAGGCAAACGTGTCATGTGTCATCATTacaaaattttagtttaaaaaaaaacTGGCAAAATtctattaatctaaaataggagAGATAAAATCCACCTAGAATGACAAGGGAAAGCAccagaaaaattatattataaaaataaatataaaaaattcaaaaaaaatcttcaattagaaaaattatattataaaaataaataaaaaattcaaataaaattttcaattcaaatttcaaatttaatttttttttttaaaactaaaaattaaaaggaaactgttagttcaaatttcaactttga
Proteins encoded in this window:
- the LOC124897986 gene encoding uncharacterized protein LOC124897986; protein product: MDSPVHTEVEPMNDDVITNIEKTPEAEDKKSLDVDNSNKKDTCKDKVDEPSLKTILRPPAPFSQRLKKKQGKEALEKMPVYAKFMKDLVSRNPIASTSLVEKKEKPGAFTIPCTTRSFKFSWALCDLGANINLMPLVPSFIFLVDFIILECKVDFQVPIILDRPFLTTGEELVDMKLEKMRFTLKNEQVIFNVCLWMQHPDDIRIVSVIDTIDGEVDAVIIPIEERLRLEALAAMIVNFE